The DNA sequence GCATTTGTGGTTTCTGTGATCATATCAATATTTGCTATTTTATTTGCACATCCTATCATAAACCTCTTATTTGGAAATATTGACAATGAGGTATTTGATGCTTGTAAAAAATATTTAATGATAACTGCGATAAGTTTTCCAATGTTGGCAATATATAACTCAGGTGCAGCCATATACAGAAGTATAGGTGATTCTAAGACATCTATGATGGTAAGCATTCTCATGAATATAATAAATGTTGTGGGAAATGCTATAGGAATTTTTGTTTTAAAGCTGGGAGTTGCAGGGGTTGCAATACCAAGTGTAATATCTAGAGGAGTGGCAGCCATTATTATAACTATATTGGCATCAAAAAATAAGAAAGCCATAGTCTACTTGAGAATGAAAGAAGTCTTTAAGTTGAATATGGATTTTATGAGAAGGATACTTTATATAGGAATACCTTCAGGTATCGAAAATTCACTTTTTCAAGTAGGAAGAGTGGCAGTGGTGTCAATTATTTCAAACTTTGGTAGGGTTGAAATAGCTGCAAATGCTATAGCAAATAATCTGGATGGTCTTGGTATAAATATGGGCAATGCTATAGGTATTGCAATGATTACTGTTATAGGTCGCTGCGTGGGTGCAGGAGATTATAAAGAAGCAAAGTATTATGTAAAAAAGCTGATGTTTGTAGGATATCTGGTTATTATAATACCTGCCATATTTATTCTTACTTTTCAGAACTTCTTTATTTCCATATACAATGTATCTGATGCAACAAAGGAATTAACTTCGGTATTGGTATGGATACATATGGGAATAGCTATGTTTATATGGCCTTTAAGCTTTGTGCTTCCAAATGCACTGAGGGCAGGAAATGATGTAAGATTTACTATGGGAATCAGTCTTTTTTCAATGGCAGTATTTAGATTTGCTACATCGTTATTTATAGCAAATACCTTCCATATAGGTGCTATAGGTGTGTGGTGTGC is a window from the Lachnoanaerobaculum umeaense genome containing:
- a CDS encoding MATE family efflux transporter, translating into MSQDNKKYTGKLFTNKDLKTLIIPLIIEQLLAITVGMSDTMMVSFAGEAAVSGVSLVDMVNNVIIALLAALATGGAVVISQFIGAKKNEDACMAAAQLELMAFVVSVIISIFAILFAHPIINLLFGNIDNEVFDACKKYLMITAISFPMLAIYNSGAAIYRSIGDSKTSMMVSILMNIINVVGNAIGIFVLKLGVAGVAIPSVISRGVAAIIITILASKNKKAIVYLRMKEVFKLNMDFMRRILYIGIPSGIENSLFQVGRVAVVSIISNFGRVEIAANAIANNLDGLGINMGNAIGIAMITVIGRCVGAGDYKEAKYYVKKLMFVGYLVIIIPAIFILTFQNFFISIYNVSDATKELTSVLVWIHMGIAMFIWPLSFVLPNALRAGNDVRFTMGISLFSMAVFRFATSLFIANTFHIGAIGVWCAMIIDWIFRASNFVYRFVSGKWWHKDLSKEEV